The following proteins are encoded in a genomic region of Sesamum indicum cultivar Zhongzhi No. 13 linkage group LG8, S_indicum_v1.0, whole genome shotgun sequence:
- the LOC105169724 gene encoding indole-3-acetic acid-induced protein ARG7-like, giving the protein MGFSLGGIAQTKEKLRRTLSPRKANVSTYNDVPKGHFPVYVGEMHTRFVIPICYLNHPLFQDLLHLAEEEFGYNHPMGGLTIPCPEDYFLSLTSQLSSCRTALSF; this is encoded by the coding sequence ATGGGATTCAGTTTAGGTGGAATAGCTCAGACCAAAGAGAAACTCCGAAGAACACTTTCGCCTAGAAAAGCAAACGTATCGACGTACAATGACGTCCCAAAAGGCCATTTTCCAGTGTACGTCGGTGAGATGCACACAAGGTTTGTGATTCCCATATGCTACTTGAACCACCCATTGTTCCAAGACTTGTTGCATTTGGCTGAGGAAGAGTTTGGATACAACCATCCAATGGGAGGCCTCACAATTCCCTGCCCTGAAGATTACTTCCTAAGCCTTACTTCTCAACTGAGTTCTTGTCGGACGGCACTTTCATTCTGA